The window GGCGCCCACAGCGGACCCGACTGTCAGGATAACCCTCAGCAAACCTGGGACCGGGCGCATTTCACCGACTACAGGACAGTTCACAATGGCCTCGAAGGCAGCATGTGAGGAGACGCAAAATCCGCTGGGCGGCCCCGGCCCGCTGTTAGCGTCTGGAGGTGGCCATGTCCGAGGAGTTCGATTTCGATGTCATCGTCGTGGGGTCCGGGTTCGGGGGTAGCGTAACGGCCCTGCGGCTCACCGAAAAGGGGTATCGGGTCGGCGTTTTCGAGGCCGGCCGGCATTTCGCCGACGCCGATTTCGCGAAGACCAACTGGGATCTGCGCCGCTACCTGTGGGCGCCGCGGCTGGGCTGCTATGGGATACAACGGATTCACCGGCTGCGCGACTGTTTCATCCTGGCGGGCGCCGGCGTCGGCGGCGGTTCACTGAATTACGCGAACACGCTGTACAAGCCGGGCCCCGCGTTCTTCGGCGACCCCCAGTGGGCGGATATCGCCGACTGGGATGCCGAGCTCAGCCCGTTTTACGAACAGGCGCGAAAGATGCTGGGCGTGGTCCAGAATCCGCACCTGACCCCCGCCGACGCGGTCATCGCCTCGGTCGCCGAGGACATGGGCGTCGGCGACACCTTCGTGCGAACCCCGGTCGGGGTGTATTTCGGTGAACCCGGAAAGACCGTGGCAGACCCGTATTTCGGTGGCGCCGGACCGGCTCGGACCGGCTGTATCGAGTGCGGCGAGTGCATGACCGGCTGCCGCCACGGCGCCAAGAACACCCTGGTGAAGAACTACCTCGGGCTGGCGCAGGCCGGTGGCGCGCAGGTGCGGGCGATGACCACGGTGACCGCGATCCGGCCACACTCCGATGGCAGCTGGGAGGTCGAGACCCGGCGCACCGACGGCCGAATCCGGCGTCGCCGCACCACCTTCCGAGCCAGCCAGGTGGTGCTGGCGGCTGGCGCCTGGGGCACCCAGCACCTGCTGTTCGACATGCGCGACCGGGGCATCCTGCCCGCCCTCTCCCCCCGGCTCGGCGTCCTGACCCGCACCAACTCCGAAGCCATCCTCGGCGTCGGCCGCACCACCATCGATCCAGCACTGGACATCACCAAGGGCGTCGCCATCACCTCGTCGTTCCATCCCGCGCCGGACACCCACGTCGAGCCGGTCCGCTACGGCAAAGGCTCCAACGCCATGGGCCTGCTGCAGACCTACCTGATCGACGGCGGCCATCGAATCCCGCAGTGGCTCCGCGTCTTTCCGCTGGCGCTGGCGCATCCGATCCGCACCGTCCGGTTGCTGCGCACCAAACAGTGGAGTGAACGCACGCTGATCCTGCTGGTCATGCAGAGCCTGGACAACTCGATCACCACCTACACCCGGCGCGGACTGTTCGGGCGGCGCTTCACCAGCAAACAGGGCTACGGCCAACCGAATCCGACCTGGATCCCCACCGGCCACGAGGCCACCCGCCGGGTCGCCGACAAGATCGGCGCGACCCCGGGCAGTACCTGGCCCGACTTGTTCAATGTCCCAATGACCGCGCATTTCATCGGCGGATGTGTTATCGCCGAGGATCCGGCGCAGGGCGTCATCGATCCGTACCACCGGGTGCACGGCTATCCGTCGTTGAGTGTCGTTGACGGCTCGGCGATTTCGGCCAACCTCGGGGTGAACCCGTCGTTGACCATCACCGCGCAAGCCGAACGGGCGGCGGCGCTGTGGCCGAACAAGGGCAGCGCTGATTTACGGCCGGAGATGGGCAGCGCTTATCAACCGGTTGTGCCGAGCCCAGCGGAGAATCCAGTGGTCCCGGCACATGCCCCGGTCGTGCTCGGACTGCCAGTCGTCGTGGGCGACAAAGCCACAGCCGTCTTGGGCGACAATGGCAAACCCACCGCAGGTGTGCAGGCTGTGTAGCCGCGGCCAAATCCAGTGGGTGCGCGGTTGATTCAGTGGTCGCACACCCACCGCGCAGGGTCAAGACAGCGTTGTGACAGCCAGCTCACCGTCGGCGTGCTGCGCGCGCAGCCGCTTCTTGTCGTACTTGCCGACACTGGTCTTGGGCACCTCGGTGACGAAGCTCCAATATTCCGGCAGCTGCCATTTCGCGAACTTGTCCGCCAGGAAGTCACGCAGTTCCTCCGGCTCGGCCTTCTGGCCCTCGGCGAGCACGACAGCCACCAGGGGCCGCTCGGCCCACTTCGGGTCGGGGATGCCGATGACGGCGGCTTCGGCGACCGCCGGGTGGCCGATCACCGCGTTCTCCAGGTCGACCGAGGAGATCCATTCGCCACCGGACTTGATGACGTCCTTGGAGCGGTCGACCAGGGTCAGGAAGCCGTTGGGGCTGATCTTGCCGACGTCGCCGGTGCGCAGCCAGCCGTCGTCGAACTTGTCCGGCTCGATCTCGGCGCCGTCCGGCGAGTAGTAGGCCCCGGTGATCCAGGCACCGCGAACCTGCAACTCACCCAGCGACTTTCCGTCGTTCGCGACGACATTGCCCGCGTCGTCGACCAGCCGCGCCCGCACCCCGGCCGGGAAACGACCCTGGGTGTAGCGGTACGCCCACTGCTCGTCGCCCTCGACTCCGATCGGCGCGTGCGCCACCGAGCCGAGCGGGGAGGTTTCGGTCATACCCCAGGCATGGAGCAGCTTGACGCCGAACTTCTCCTCGAACGTGTGCATCATCGCGGGCGGCAGCGCGGAGCCGCCCACCAAACAGGTGCGCAGGTGCGAGATGTCCTGCGGCGCGGCCTGCAGTCCGGCCAGCACCCCGCCCCAGATGGTCGGGACCGCGGCGGCGAAGGTGGGCTTGACCACGGCCATCATCTCCAGCAGCGGCTGCGGCTGCAGGAAACGGTCCGGCATCAGGATATTCGCGCCCGACATCAGTGCCGCGTACGGCAGGCCCCACGCGTTGGCGTGGAACAGCGGCACGATGGCGAGCACGGTGTCCGCGGCGGAGAAGCCCATACCGTTGGGCGCGCACACTTGGCTGGCGTGCAGCCAGTTGGATCGGTGCGAGTACACGACACCTTTAGGATCACCGGTGGTACCGGAGGTGTAGCACATACCGGCCGCCGAGCGTTCGTCGATGACCGGGAACTCGAAGCTATCAGGCTGCGCGCCAAGCAGTTCGGTGTAGGAATGCACCTGCACACCGTCGGGGGCCTGCAACGCAGCAGCATCGCCGTTGGCGACGATGACATGTCGCACGGTCCGCAGGCTCGGCAGATACTGCGCGAACATCGGCAGCAGCGTGCCGTCGACGATCACCACCTGATCCTCGGCGTGGTTCGCCACGTAGACCAGCTGCTCCGGGAACAGCCGGATGTTGAGCGCATGCAGCACCGCGCCCATCGCCGGCACCGCGACGTAAGCCACCATGTGCTCGTTGTTGTTCCACATGAAGGTGCCGACCCGGTCGCCGACACCGATCCCGAGCTCACGCAGAGCGTTCGCCAATCGCGCTGCCTCCGCGCCCAATTCGCGGTAGGTCATGGTGCGCAGACCATCACCGGTCCAGGTGGATACCGTGCTGTCGCCCTGGAAGGTGGACGCGTAGTTCAACAGTGTCGCCAGCGACAGCTGCTCGTCCTGCATGGTGCTCAACATCGGGAATGTTTCCTCTCAGAACTTGCGATACATCAGCCGTGCCGGAGCACGGTCAGGGTGGCGAGCAGCTTGTCGACCTTGGCGGTACGAGCGAAGGTGGTCAAAGCCATCAGCGCCGGAAGCCGGCGGCGGGCAACGGATTTCGCGTAGGTGAATTCCTTGAGGCCGTCCGGGCCGTGGATCCGGCCGAAACCGGAATCGCCGACGCCGCCGAACGGCAGCTCCGGCAGGGCCGCGAACAGATAGACCAGATTGACGCCGGTCATGCCGGAGCGGATCCGGCGCGCCAGCTCCTCCCCGCGCTGCTTGGAGAACACCGCAGAGCCGAGGCCGTAGCGCGAGTTGTTGGCCCGCTCGATCGCCTCGTCCATGTCGCGAA of the Nocardia sp. XZ_19_385 genome contains:
- a CDS encoding FAD-dependent oxidoreductase, yielding MSEEFDFDVIVVGSGFGGSVTALRLTEKGYRVGVFEAGRHFADADFAKTNWDLRRYLWAPRLGCYGIQRIHRLRDCFILAGAGVGGGSLNYANTLYKPGPAFFGDPQWADIADWDAELSPFYEQARKMLGVVQNPHLTPADAVIASVAEDMGVGDTFVRTPVGVYFGEPGKTVADPYFGGAGPARTGCIECGECMTGCRHGAKNTLVKNYLGLAQAGGAQVRAMTTVTAIRPHSDGSWEVETRRTDGRIRRRRTTFRASQVVLAAGAWGTQHLLFDMRDRGILPALSPRLGVLTRTNSEAILGVGRTTIDPALDITKGVAITSSFHPAPDTHVEPVRYGKGSNAMGLLQTYLIDGGHRIPQWLRVFPLALAHPIRTVRLLRTKQWSERTLILLVMQSLDNSITTYTRRGLFGRRFTSKQGYGQPNPTWIPTGHEATRRVADKIGATPGSTWPDLFNVPMTAHFIGGCVIAEDPAQGVIDPYHRVHGYPSLSVVDGSAISANLGVNPSLTITAQAERAAALWPNKGSADLRPEMGSAYQPVVPSPAENPVVPAHAPVVLGLPVVVGDKATAVLGDNGKPTAGVQAV
- a CDS encoding long-chain fatty acid--CoA ligase: MLSTMQDEQLSLATLLNYASTFQGDSTVSTWTGDGLRTMTYRELGAEAARLANALRELGIGVGDRVGTFMWNNNEHMVAYVAVPAMGAVLHALNIRLFPEQLVYVANHAEDQVVIVDGTLLPMFAQYLPSLRTVRHVIVANGDAAALQAPDGVQVHSYTELLGAQPDSFEFPVIDERSAAGMCYTSGTTGDPKGVVYSHRSNWLHASQVCAPNGMGFSAADTVLAIVPLFHANAWGLPYAALMSGANILMPDRFLQPQPLLEMMAVVKPTFAAAVPTIWGGVLAGLQAAPQDISHLRTCLVGGSALPPAMMHTFEEKFGVKLLHAWGMTETSPLGSVAHAPIGVEGDEQWAYRYTQGRFPAGVRARLVDDAGNVVANDGKSLGELQVRGAWITGAYYSPDGAEIEPDKFDDGWLRTGDVGKISPNGFLTLVDRSKDVIKSGGEWISSVDLENAVIGHPAVAEAAVIGIPDPKWAERPLVAVVLAEGQKAEPEELRDFLADKFAKWQLPEYWSFVTEVPKTSVGKYDKKRLRAQHADGELAVTTLS